A genome region from Cucumis sativus cultivar 9930 chromosome 4, Cucumber_9930_V3, whole genome shotgun sequence includes the following:
- the LOC101206686 gene encoding E3 ubiquitin-protein ligase RMA3 — MEQNYSVPEAYLESEQDVSLKQNWKSISTQSTISEDANGCFDCNICLDSAADPVVTLCGHLYCWPCIYKWLHVQISSNEPENTQNCPVCKASITPSSLVPLYGRGTSNSDSESKKSHLGMAVPRRPPPSMNTPSHSNSSSTLYPSQELHSNYIRSPSHPIYHQQYFPQATYGNFASYSPSYLGNAVITSLLNPTIGMFGETVFTRIFGSVDGNLLPYSPYNNSISGNASTRMRRQEMQLDKSLNRVSIFLFCCFIICLLLF; from the coding sequence ATGGAACAAAACTACTCTGTACCTGAGGCATACCTAGAGTCTGAACAAGATGTCTCTCTCAAGCAAAACTGGAAATCTATCTCAACTCAGTCAACAATATCAGAAGACGCAAACGGTTGCTTTGATTGCAACATTTGCTTAGACTCAGCAGCTGACCCTGTTGTCACCCTCTGTGGTCACCTCTACTGCTGGCCGTGCATTTACAAATGGCTTCATGTTCAAATCTCCAGCAACGAACCCGAAAACACCCAGAACTGCCCTGTTTGTAAGGCTAGCATTACACCCTCCTCGTTGGTTCCGCTCTATGGGCGTGGCACGTCGAACTCAGATTCTGAATCCAAGAAATCTCATTTGGGTATGGCTGTACCCCGAAGACCACCACCGTCAATGAACACACCATCCCATTCCAATTCATCCTCGACATTGTATCCTAGCCAGGAGCTTCATTCAAACTATATCCGGTCGCCCTCACACCCTATCTATCACCAACAATATTTCCCCCAGGCCACCTATGGCAACTTTGCCTCGTACTCACCATCTTATCTTGGTAATGCCGTGATAACGAGTCTACTAAACCCAACGATTGGGATGTTTGGAGAAACAGTTTTCACTAGAATATTTGGTAGCGTGGATGGGAACTTATTGCCATACTCGCCATACAACAACTCAATCTCAGGAAATGCCAGTACGAGAATGAGAAGACAGGAAATGCAGCTTGATAAGTCTCTTAATAGAGTTTCCATCTTTCTATTTTGCTGCTTTATTATATGTCTTCTGTTATTTTGA
- the LOC101206929 gene encoding choline transporter protein 1: protein MRGPLGAVIGRYPSSDGNAQMGGIIRHNRKCRDIVFLVIFIAFWVGMIVNSSFGFNQGNPLRLTYGLDYKGNVCGDKHANPGLRELELKYWLNPNQVYQSGLKDSQFKLADARSICLMDCPTPSEDSLNWVCDYPEGEIRLSMDDWIDRNYDYFEFLTPEMRNSSVNLQGPCYPVIFPSVNVYWSCQFLARPSNVSLTHWKMMGGMNIDADLIIDKSIHKSTNSRSSVLKRYMADIGKSWPVLIVCGGILPLFLAVIWLLMIRHFVAAMPWVTVVLFNILIVSVTMFYYLKAGWIGNDAITPIIGDHDPYVHIFGRELNHMRAAAVLMTFVMVVSVLTSIAIIRRIIMATSVLKVAAKVIGEVQALIIFPIIPYAILAIFYMLWLSAALHLFSSGQVVQNNCNSNCCAYDLASKLVNCNHCCGYSIRYTRHIDIAIFFHLFGCYWATQFFVACSSTVIAGSVASYYWARGETSPEIPFLPVFSSMKRLARYNLGSMALGSLTVSFMESIRFILESIRRKLKVASTTPDSRIGRAVHNTSRFCLRCIEWIIKSVNRNAYIMIAITGKSFCKASAIATELIINNILRIGRVNVIGDVILFLGKLCVSLSSALFAFLMLDTHKYRSAHNKISSPLFPVLVCWGLGYVVATLFFGVVEMSIDTIILSFCQDSEEHQGTAQYAPPLLMETLNDQNEMQRLTQGPPSS from the exons ATGAGGGGTCCTTTAGGGGCAGTGATTGGGAGGTACCCTTCAAGTGATGGAAATGCCCAAATGGGTGGAATTATCAGGCATAATAGAAAGTGCAGAGATATTGTGTTTCTTGTGATCTTTATTGCTTTCTGGGTGGGGATGATTGTTAACTCAAGCTTTGGATTTAACCAAGGAAACCCATTAAG GCTAACATATGGACTAGACTACAAAGGAAATGTCTGTGGTGATAAGCATGCTAATCCTGGCCTTCGTGAATTGGAGCTTAAATATTGGTTGAATCCTAATCAGGTTTATCAAAGTGGTTTGAAAGACAGTCAATTTAAGTTGGCAGATGCTCGGAGTATATGCTTGATGGATTGCCCGACTCCTTCAGAAGATTCTCTAAACTGGGTTTGTGATTATCCAGAAGGTGAAATACGCCTCTCAATGGATGATTGGATAGACAGGAACTACGATTACTTCGAGTTCCTAACACCTGAGATGAGAAACAGCTCTGTTAACCTTCAGGGTCCTTGTTACCCTGTCATTTTTCCTAGTGTAAATG TTTATTGGAGCTGCCAGTTCCTTGCTCGCCCCTCAAATGTGTCATTAACACATTGGAAAATGATGGGTGGAATGAACATAGATGCAGATTTGATCATTGATAAATCTATTCATAAGTCAACCAACTCTCGGTCATCTGTGTTAAAG AGATACATGGCGGATATTGGGAAATCATGGCCAGTATTGATCGTTTGTGGAGGAATTTTGCCTCTATTTTTGGCTGTGATTTGGTTGCTAATGATTCGGCATTTTGTTGCTGCAATGCCGTGGGTAACAGTTGTCCTATTTAACATTCTCATCGTATCAGTCACAATGTTTTACTACCTCAAAG CTGGATGGATAGGAAATGATGCTATAACTCCCATCATCGGTGATCATGATCCTTATGTCCACATATTTGGAAGG GAGCTCAATCATATGCGCGCTGCTGCTGTTCTAATGACGTTTGTTATGGTGGTCTCTGTACTTACATCAATTGCCATCATCCGCCGAATCATAATGGCTACATCTGTCCTCAAG GTTGCTGCAAAGGTGATTGGAGAAGTTCAAGCACTCATAATCTTTCCCATCATACCTTATGCCATCcttgcaattttttatatgttatggCTGTCAGCTGCTCTTCATCTCTTCAGCTCTGGTCAGGTTGTCCAGAATAATTGCAACTCAAACTGCTGTGCCTATGATCTTGCTTCAAAACTGGTGAACTGCAATCACTGTTGTGGTTATAGCATCCGTTATACTCGTCATATCGACATTGCCAtctttttccatctatttGGTTGTTATTGGGCCACTCAATTTTTTGTGGCATGCTCTTCAACAGTAATTGCAGGTTCCGTTGCCTCCTACTATTGGGCTCGTGGTGAAACTTCG CCTGAAATTCCGTTTCTTCCAGTTTTCTCCTCAATGAAACGGCTAGCAAGATATAACCTTGGATCCATGGCTCTTGGTTCCTTGACTGTGTCGTTTATGGAATCAATTCGTTTCATACTTGAGTCTATTCGTCGCAAATTGAAAGTTGCAAGTACTACGCCAGACAGTCGAATTGGCAGAGCAGTACATAATACGTCTCGGTTTTGCCTGAGATGCATAGAGTGGATCATCAAATCTGTTAACCGTAATGCATATATAATG ATTGCGATAACAGGCAAGAGCTTTTGCAAGGCGTCTGCTATTGCGACAGAGTTAATCATTAACAACATCCTTCGGATCGGAAGAGTGAATGTGATTGGAGATGTCATTCTGTTCCTTGGGAAACTGTGTGTCAGCCTCTCAAGTGCTCTTTTTGCATTCCTCATGTTGGATACCCACAAATACAGATCTGctcataacaaaatttcttccCCATTGTTTCCTGTCCTG GTTTGCTGGGGCCTAGGCTATGTGGTTGCCACACTTTTCTTTGGAGTGGTGGAGATGTCCATTGATACAATAATTCTTTCCTTCTGTCAAGATTCTGAAGAACATCAAGGCACAGCCCAGTATGCTCCTCCTCTTCTTATGGAGACTCTCAACGATCAAAATGAGATGCAGAGACTTACACAAGGACCTCCAAGTTCATAA
- the LOC101207170 gene encoding MLO-like protein 11 isoform X1 has translation MAENASQEGRSLALTPTWSVASVLTIFVAVSLLVERSIHRLSSWLGKTHRKPLFEAVEKMKEELMLLGFISLLLTATSSLISNICIPSKFYDTSFIPCSQSEIDEQNADNSSSEKRKLFMVSVFPHLNRRMLTVNKNTCKEGHEPFVSYEGLEQLHRFIFVMAVTHISYSCLTMLLAIVKIHSWREWENEAHMDHHDLFNDTTKKKIMQRQSTFVQYHTSNPLTRNSFLIWMTCFFRQFGRSVVRSDYLTLRKGFITNHNLSSKYDFHSYMVRSMEEEFQRIVGVSGPLWGFVVAFLLFNVKGSNLYFWIATIPVTLVLLVGTKLQHVIATLTLENAGITGFFSGAKLRPRDDLFWFKKPELLLSLIHFVLFQNAFELASFFWFWWQFGYSSCFISNHLLVYVRLILGFAGQFLCSYSTLPLYALVTQMGTNYKAALIPQRIRETIHGWGKSARRKRRLRIFTDDATIHTETSTVMSLEDDDNQHVDTPKAATGYAIIEMQPPTAANVSASVTNDASRAVRTPLLQPSLSLSLPVAQNFIDGAPLRSSSMPAQNFDAENSLRSSSMPR, from the exons ATGGCTGAAAATGCCTCCCAGGAGGGAAGATCTCTGGCTCTGACGCCTACTTGGTCTGTTGCTTCCGTGTTGACCATTTTCGTCGCAGTTTCATTGCTTGTAGAACGCTCCATTCATAGGCTAAGCTCT TGGCTGGGAAAAACTCATAGAAAACCCTTATTTGAGGCAgtggagaaaatgaaagaag AGTTAATGCTGCttggttttatttctttgCTTCTGACGGCAACATCAAGTCTAATATCAAATATCTGCATTCCATCCAAGTTTTATGATACATCTTTTATTCCGTGCTCTCAGTCGGAGATTGATGAACAAAATGCGGATAATTCTTCATCTGAGAAGCGAAAGCTATTTATGGTTTCTGTTTTCCCACATTTGAATAGGAGGATGCTAACTGTGAACAAAAATACATGCAAAGAG GGTCATGAGCCCTTTGTTTCCTATGAGGGACTTGAGCAATTGCATCGCTTTATCTTTGTGATGGCAGTTACTCATATTTCTTATAGTTGCTTAACCATGTTGTTGGCAATTGTGAag ATCCACAGTTGGAGAGAATGGGAAAATGAAGCTCACATGGACCACCATGATTTATTCAACG ATACAacgaaaaaaaagataatgcaGAGACAATCTACCTTTGTACAATATCACACCTCCAATCCTTTAACCAGGAATAGCTTTCTTATCTGGATG ACCTGTTTCTTTAGGCAATTTGGGCGTTCTGTTGTTCGTTCTGACTACCTTACACTTCGCAAAGGCTTCATCACG AATCACAACCTCTCGTCAAAATATGATTTCCATAGCTACATGGTTCGTTCTATGGAAGAAGAATTCCAGAGAATAGTTGGTGTGAG TGGTCCGTTATGGGGATTTGTCGTAGCTTTTTTGCTGTTTAATGTGAAAG GCTCCAACCTTTACTTTTGGATAGCAACTATTCCTGTTACT CTTGTTCTTTTAGTGGGCACAAAGTTACAGCATGTTATTGCAACTTTGACGTTGGAGAATGCTGGTATAACCGGATTCTTTTCTGGAGCAAAGCTGAGGCCCCGTGATGATCTTTTCTGGTTTAAGAAGCCTGAACTTCTGTTGTCCTTGAtccattttgttcttttccaG AATGCTTTCGAATTGGCTTCGTTCTTCTGGTTCTGG TGGCAATTTGGATATAGTTCTTGCTTCATTAGCAATCATCTGCTTGTCTATGTAAGACTAATCTTGGg TTTTGCTGGACAATTTCTTTGCAGCTATAGCACCTTGCCCCTATACGCACTGGTTACTCAG ATGGGAACAAACTACAAGGCTGCCTTAATTCCTCAAAGAATAAGGGAAACAATCCATGGGTGGGGTAAGTCAGCTAGAAGGAAGAGAAGGCTCCGGATATTTACTGATGATGCCACAATCCACACGGAAACAAGCACCGTGATGTCACTTGAGGACGATGACAACCAACATGTTGATACACCTAAAGCTGCAACTGGCTATGCCATAATTGAGATGCAGCCACCTACTGCAGCAAATGTGTCCGCCTCTGTTACTAATGATGCATCACGTGCGGTTAGAACTCCCCTTCTTCAGCCCTCTCTGTCTCTTTCATTGCCTGTGGCTCAAAACTTCATTGACGGAGCCCCTTTAAGAAGCTCATCAATGCCGGCTCAAAACTTCGATGCCGAAAACTCTTTAAGAAGCTCATCTATGccgagataa
- the LOC101207170 gene encoding MLO-like protein 11 isoform X2: MAENASQEGRSLALTPTWSVASVLTIFVAVSLLVERSIHRLSSWLGKTHRKPLFEAVEKMKEELMLLGFISLLLTATSSLISNICIPSKFYDTSFIPCSQSEIDEQNADNSSSEKRKLFMVSVFPHLNRRMLTVNKNTCKEIHSWREWENEAHMDHHDLFNDTTKKKIMQRQSTFVQYHTSNPLTRNSFLIWMTCFFRQFGRSVVRSDYLTLRKGFITNHNLSSKYDFHSYMVRSMEEEFQRIVGVSGPLWGFVVAFLLFNVKGSNLYFWIATIPVTLVLLVGTKLQHVIATLTLENAGITGFFSGAKLRPRDDLFWFKKPELLLSLIHFVLFQNAFELASFFWFWWQFGYSSCFISNHLLVYVRLILGFAGQFLCSYSTLPLYALVTQMGTNYKAALIPQRIRETIHGWGKSARRKRRLRIFTDDATIHTETSTVMSLEDDDNQHVDTPKAATGYAIIEMQPPTAANVSASVTNDASRAVRTPLLQPSLSLSLPVAQNFIDGAPLRSSSMPAQNFDAENSLRSSSMPR; this comes from the exons ATGGCTGAAAATGCCTCCCAGGAGGGAAGATCTCTGGCTCTGACGCCTACTTGGTCTGTTGCTTCCGTGTTGACCATTTTCGTCGCAGTTTCATTGCTTGTAGAACGCTCCATTCATAGGCTAAGCTCT TGGCTGGGAAAAACTCATAGAAAACCCTTATTTGAGGCAgtggagaaaatgaaagaag AGTTAATGCTGCttggttttatttctttgCTTCTGACGGCAACATCAAGTCTAATATCAAATATCTGCATTCCATCCAAGTTTTATGATACATCTTTTATTCCGTGCTCTCAGTCGGAGATTGATGAACAAAATGCGGATAATTCTTCATCTGAGAAGCGAAAGCTATTTATGGTTTCTGTTTTCCCACATTTGAATAGGAGGATGCTAACTGTGAACAAAAATACATGCAAAGAG ATCCACAGTTGGAGAGAATGGGAAAATGAAGCTCACATGGACCACCATGATTTATTCAACG ATACAacgaaaaaaaagataatgcaGAGACAATCTACCTTTGTACAATATCACACCTCCAATCCTTTAACCAGGAATAGCTTTCTTATCTGGATG ACCTGTTTCTTTAGGCAATTTGGGCGTTCTGTTGTTCGTTCTGACTACCTTACACTTCGCAAAGGCTTCATCACG AATCACAACCTCTCGTCAAAATATGATTTCCATAGCTACATGGTTCGTTCTATGGAAGAAGAATTCCAGAGAATAGTTGGTGTGAG TGGTCCGTTATGGGGATTTGTCGTAGCTTTTTTGCTGTTTAATGTGAAAG GCTCCAACCTTTACTTTTGGATAGCAACTATTCCTGTTACT CTTGTTCTTTTAGTGGGCACAAAGTTACAGCATGTTATTGCAACTTTGACGTTGGAGAATGCTGGTATAACCGGATTCTTTTCTGGAGCAAAGCTGAGGCCCCGTGATGATCTTTTCTGGTTTAAGAAGCCTGAACTTCTGTTGTCCTTGAtccattttgttcttttccaG AATGCTTTCGAATTGGCTTCGTTCTTCTGGTTCTGG TGGCAATTTGGATATAGTTCTTGCTTCATTAGCAATCATCTGCTTGTCTATGTAAGACTAATCTTGGg TTTTGCTGGACAATTTCTTTGCAGCTATAGCACCTTGCCCCTATACGCACTGGTTACTCAG ATGGGAACAAACTACAAGGCTGCCTTAATTCCTCAAAGAATAAGGGAAACAATCCATGGGTGGGGTAAGTCAGCTAGAAGGAAGAGAAGGCTCCGGATATTTACTGATGATGCCACAATCCACACGGAAACAAGCACCGTGATGTCACTTGAGGACGATGACAACCAACATGTTGATACACCTAAAGCTGCAACTGGCTATGCCATAATTGAGATGCAGCCACCTACTGCAGCAAATGTGTCCGCCTCTGTTACTAATGATGCATCACGTGCGGTTAGAACTCCCCTTCTTCAGCCCTCTCTGTCTCTTTCATTGCCTGTGGCTCAAAACTTCATTGACGGAGCCCCTTTAAGAAGCTCATCAATGCCGGCTCAAAACTTCGATGCCGAAAACTCTTTAAGAAGCTCATCTATGccgagataa